In Sander lucioperca isolate FBNREF2018 chromosome 12, SLUC_FBN_1.2, whole genome shotgun sequence, one DNA window encodes the following:
- the kctd6b gene encoding BTB/POZ domain-containing protein KCTD6 isoform X1, with the protein MDNGDWGHRMSTPVTLNVGGHLYTTSLSTLQRYPDSMLGAMFRGDFPTTRDSQGNYFIDRDGTLFRYILNFLRTSELTLPLDFTETDLLRKEADFYQIEPLIQCLNDPKPLYPPDIFEQVVELSSTRKLSKYSNPVAVIITQLTITTKVHGLLEGISNNFTKWNKHMMDTRDCQVSFTFGPCDYHQEVSLRVHLMDYIMKQGFTIRNTRVHHMSERANENTVEHHWTFCRPAHKVED; encoded by the exons ATGGATAATGGAGACTGGGGCCATAGG ATGAGTACTCCTGTTACCTTGAACGTAGGAGGCCACCTGTACACCACCAGTTTATCCACCCTGCAGCGCTATCCAGACTCCATGCTGGGTGCCATGTTCCGGGGAGATTTCCCCACAACTCGCGATTCCCAAGGGAATTATTTCATTGATCGTGATGGGACACTGTTCCGGTACATCCTGAACTTCCTGCGGACGTCTGAGCTGACCCTCCCCTTGGACTTCACAGAGACAGACCTCCTTAGGAAAGAGGCGGACTTCTACCAGATCGAACCTTTGATCCAGTGCCTTAACGATCCCAAGCCACTGTACCCTCCCGACATCTTTGAGCAAGTCGTGGAGCTCTCCAGCACTCGGAAACTGTCAAAATATTCAAACCCAGTCGCCGTTATCATCACACAGCTAACCATAACTACGAAGGTTCACGGCCTGCTGGAAGGTATTTCTAACAACTTCACCAAGTGGAACAAACACATGATGGACACCAGAGACTGCCAGGTGTCATTCACCTTTGGACCTTGTGACTATCACCAAGAGGTGTCCCTAAGGGTTCACCTCATGGACTATATCATGAAACAAGGCTTCACCATCCGCAACACGCGTGTGCATCACATGAGTGAGCGTGCAAACGAGAACACGGTGGAGCATCACTGGACTTTCTGTAGACCAGCTCACAAGGTTGAAGACTAA
- the kctd6b gene encoding BTB/POZ domain-containing protein KCTD6 isoform X2 yields MSTPVTLNVGGHLYTTSLSTLQRYPDSMLGAMFRGDFPTTRDSQGNYFIDRDGTLFRYILNFLRTSELTLPLDFTETDLLRKEADFYQIEPLIQCLNDPKPLYPPDIFEQVVELSSTRKLSKYSNPVAVIITQLTITTKVHGLLEGISNNFTKWNKHMMDTRDCQVSFTFGPCDYHQEVSLRVHLMDYIMKQGFTIRNTRVHHMSERANENTVEHHWTFCRPAHKVED; encoded by the coding sequence ATGAGTACTCCTGTTACCTTGAACGTAGGAGGCCACCTGTACACCACCAGTTTATCCACCCTGCAGCGCTATCCAGACTCCATGCTGGGTGCCATGTTCCGGGGAGATTTCCCCACAACTCGCGATTCCCAAGGGAATTATTTCATTGATCGTGATGGGACACTGTTCCGGTACATCCTGAACTTCCTGCGGACGTCTGAGCTGACCCTCCCCTTGGACTTCACAGAGACAGACCTCCTTAGGAAAGAGGCGGACTTCTACCAGATCGAACCTTTGATCCAGTGCCTTAACGATCCCAAGCCACTGTACCCTCCCGACATCTTTGAGCAAGTCGTGGAGCTCTCCAGCACTCGGAAACTGTCAAAATATTCAAACCCAGTCGCCGTTATCATCACACAGCTAACCATAACTACGAAGGTTCACGGCCTGCTGGAAGGTATTTCTAACAACTTCACCAAGTGGAACAAACACATGATGGACACCAGAGACTGCCAGGTGTCATTCACCTTTGGACCTTGTGACTATCACCAAGAGGTGTCCCTAAGGGTTCACCTCATGGACTATATCATGAAACAAGGCTTCACCATCCGCAACACGCGTGTGCATCACATGAGTGAGCGTGCAAACGAGAACACGGTGGAGCATCACTGGACTTTCTGTAGACCAGCTCACAAGGTTGAAGACTAA